Proteins from one Coffea arabica cultivar ET-39 chromosome 8c, Coffea Arabica ET-39 HiFi, whole genome shotgun sequence genomic window:
- the LOC113707446 gene encoding protein phosphatase 2C 29-like has translation MGGGFSQLFPCFNPAVDGRGEPEVLFTATEPLDETLGHSFCYVRSSARFLSPTHSDRFVSPSQSLRFDAEQVPKQSRPAGLPPETGFRTISGASVSANTSTPRTVLQLDNIYDDATATEISNTTTSAAAAGAGAGSSSLLGFSAGVKGSVVNGFESTSSFSALPLQPVPRGGAGEPSGQMERAFFMSGPIERGALSGPLDSTGGGSDGGNRVPFSAPLGGMYVKKKRRKGISGIRKAFYRNFPEKKRPWVVPVRNFVGGRKDVSGGGSGEPEMPCDSNVQWALGKAGEDRVHVVVSEELGWLFVGIYDGFNGPDAPEFLMSNLYKAMYKELEGLFWDNEDTSSSTQEVTLTAENIASVEDSNDPLSSNQLVEGRAVGRVTEIEEGESESNLDEATSRASVKRVTFQSGEIQVRRRRLWEFLAEEDPEDGLDLSGSDRFAFSVDDAISVSNAGSAVSRRSLLLSKLKHGLLIKHKESGSLFPWKFGLAGKEKQEVEVEENRVAEQISSRSGRMRKVGPVDHDLVLRAMLRALEVTEHAYLDMTDKVLDRYPELALMGSCLLVALMRDEDVYVMNVGDSRAIVAQYEPDEVSSSAQLKVPGGSGSNSEGGIFDELADATERETEVANEASFQAMKLTALQLSTDHSTSIQEEIIRIKNEHPDDNNCIVNDRVKGRLKVTRAFGAGFLKQPKWNDPLLEMFRNDYIGTAPYISCSPSLRHHKLCPRDQFLVLSSDGLYQYLSNQEVVSFVENFMEKFPDGDPAQHLIEELLLRAAKKAGMDFHELLDIPQGDRRKYHDDVTVMVISLEGRIWKSSGKYP, from the exons ATGGGAGGGGGATTTTCGCAGCTGTTTCCATGTTTCAACCCGGCGGTGGACGGGCGGGGTGAGCCGGAGGTTCTGTTTACTGCCACCGAACCGCTCGACGAAACCCTAGGTCACTCATTCTGTTACGTCCGGTCTTCTGCCCGCTTCCTGTCCCCTACTCATTCCGATCGCTTCGTTTCGCCTTCGCAGTCCCTCCGGTTCGACGCCGAGCAGGTTCCGAAGCAGTCCAGACCCGCTGGTTTGCCACCGGAGACCGGTTTTAGAACGATTTCGGGGGCTTCCGTCAGTGCCAACACTTCCACTCCTCGGACTGTCCTCCAGCTTGACAATATTTACGACGATGCCACTGCCACTGAGATTAGTAATACGACGACGTCCGCTGCCGCTGCTGGTGCTGGTGCGGGGAGTAGTAGTCTTCTAGGTTTTAGTGCTGGCGTCAAGGGGAGTGTTGTTAATGGTTTTGAGAGTACGTCGTCCTTCAGCGCTTTGCCTTTGCAGCCGGTGCCACGTGGCGGAGCCGGAGAACCTTCGGGTCAGATGGAGCGGGCATTTTTCATGTCCGGTCCGATCGAGCGCGGGGCACTCTCGGGTCCGTTGGATAGTACCGGAGGAGGCTCCGATGGAGGTAACAGAGTCCCATTCTCGGCGCCCTTGGGGGGTATGTATGTGAAAAAGAAGAGGAGGAAGGGCATTTCGGGGATTCGGAAGGCATTTTACAGGAACTTCCCAGAAAAAAAGCGACCGTGGGTGGTGCCCGTGCGAAACTTCGTAGGTGGCCGGAAGGATGTCTCCGGCGGCGGCTCCGGTGAGCCGGAGATGCCGTGTGACAGCAATGTGCAGTGGGCTCTGGGGAAGGCGGGGGAGGATCGGGTACACGTGGTTGTTTCGGAGGAGCTGGGGTGGTTATTTGTCGGGATTTATGATGGGTTTAACGGCCCTGATGCGCCTGAATTTTTGATGAGTAATTTGTACAAAGCTATGTATAAAGAGTTAGAGGGTTTGTTTTGGGATAATGAAGACACTAGTAGTAGTACTCAAGAAGTTActttaactgcagaaaatataGCTTCTGTGGAGGATTCGAACGACCCATTGAGTTCGAATCAGTTGGTAGAGGGCAGAGCTGTGGGGAGGGTTACGGAAATAGAAGAAGGTGAAAGTGAGTCAAATTTAGACGAGGCTACTAGTAGGGCATCAGTTAAGAGGGTGACTTTCCAATCAGGGGAGATCCAGGTTAGGAGGAGGAGATTATGGGAATTTCTGGCAGAAGAGGATCCGGAAGACGGACTTGATCTTTCGGGTTCAGATAGATTTGCATTTTCAGTTGATGATGCAATTAGTGTTAGCAACGCTGGATCAGCAGTCAGTAGAAGATCACTGTTATTGTCGAAATTGAAGCATGGATTGTTGATTAAGCACAAGGAGAGTGGGAGTTTGTTTCCTTGGAAGTTTGGTTTGGCCGGAAAAGAGAAGCAGGAAGTGGAAGTAGAGGAGAATCGAGTGGCAGAACAGATTAGTAGTAGAAGTGGGAGAATGCGGAAGGTGGGACCTGTTGATCATGACTTGGTGTTGAGGGCAATGTTGAGGGCTCTTGAAGTGACTGAGCATGCATATTTGGATATGACCGATAAGGTTCTTGATCGGTATCCAGAGCTTGCACTGATGGGCTCTTGTTTATTAGTGGCGTTGATGAGGGATGAGGATGTATATGTGATGAATGTAGGTGACAGTCGTGCAATTGTGGCACAGTATGAGCCTGATGAAGTTAGCTCCAGTGCACAATTGAAAGTTCCAGGTGGCAGTGGGTCAAATTCGGAGGGAGGTATATTTGATGAATTAGCAGATGCCACTGAAAGAGAGACTGAGGTGGCAAATGAGGCTTCTTTTCAAGCTATGAAGTTGACGGCATTGCAGTTGTCCACTGATCACAGCACTAGCATTCAGGAA GAAATCATTAGGATCAAGAATGAACACCCTGATGACAACAATTGCATTGTCAATGATAGAGTTAAAGGTCGTTTAAAAGTTACCCGTGCATTTGGAGCTGGTTTCCTTAAGCAG CCTAAGTGGAATGATCCCTTACTGGAAATGTTTCGGAATGACTACATTGGAACTGCTCCTTATATCTCCTGTTCACCTTCTCTTCGGCACCATAAACTGTGTCCCAGAGATCAGTTTTTGGTCCTGTCATCTGATGGATTGTATCAGTACTTGAGCAACCAGGAAGTGGTttcttttgttgaaaatttcATGGAGAAGTTTCCAGATGGCGACCCTGCTCAGCACCTGATAGAAGAGCTTTTGTTACGTGCAGCTAAAAAAGCAG GAATGGATTTTCATGAACTACTGGACATCCCCCAAGGTGATCGGAGGAAGTACCATGATGATGTCACTGTGATGGTGATATCACTTGAAGGAAGAATTTGGAAGTCATCAGGAAAATACCCTTGA
- the LOC140013647 gene encoding F-box protein CPR1-like, with protein sequence MDLPEEVMMEILTRLPVKSLLKIRCVCKAWCGLIKSPSFIDMHLRRPGNNKHVMLKRCIEHENQTVISFHSNNDEAEKSLSICLRPPIEVTWFYHRNLEAAHLIGPCNGIVCITDGMDIYLCNPATRELRKLPPSPFGCPENYRPMTDGVGIGFDSSTNDYKVVRILYWEPIEYRPDRQYQAELYSLNTNSWRELRDVILPFYHCFARCNLLFQGRFHWRAWHALAQPCDTDCILSFDMRAEVFDVIHYPPSCVGDLGLVENKEPSFVSLNDSLALILCTSLSEEHPAPPQVIDIWVMMEYGVEESWTKKFSLGPFTIGIRRPLCLWKDDKQLLLESRSGRLISCPLLPDELEAAELKEHDIFESSTLLEGRIYAESLVSLNPIYMEEEAIIE encoded by the coding sequence ATGGACCTGCCCGAGGAAGTGATGATGGAGATCCTCACGAGATTGCCCGTCAAATCCCTGTTGAAAATCAGATGTGTTTGTAAAGCTTGGTGTGGTTTGATCAAAAGCCCCTCCTTCATTGATATGCATCTGAGGCGTCCCGGGAATAATAAGCATGTCATGCTCAAGCGCTGCATCGAGCACGAGAACCAAACCGTGATATCCTTCCATTCCAACAATGATGAAGCAGAAAAATCTCTATCTATATGTCTTCGCCCACCTATAGAAGTTACCTGGTTCTACCATCGCAATCTTGAAGCtgcccacttgattggtccatGCAATGGCATCGTTTGCATTACCGATGGCATGGACATATATCTCTGCAATCCTGCCACTCGTGAACTGAGGAAACTTCCTCCCAGCCCCTTCGGATGCCCTGAAAATTATCGTCCTATGACAGATGGTGTAGGAATCGGATTTGACTCATCCACCAATGATTACAAGGTTGTTAGGATTCTGTATTGGGAACCTATAGAGTATAGGCCTGACCGTCAATACCAAGCTGAACTATACTCTCTCAACACAAATTCTTGGAGAGAATTAAGAGATGTGATCTTGCCCTTCTATCATTGTTTTGCCCGATGCAACCTGTTATTTCAGGGACGCTTCCACTGGCGTGCCTGGCATGCCTTGGCTCAACCCTGTGACACTGACTGTATCCTTTCTTTTGATATGAGGGCCGAGGTGTTTGATGTGATCCACTACCCTCCTAGTTGTGTTGGAGATTTGGGTCTTGTTGAAAACAAAGAACCCAGTTTTGTTAGCTTAAATGATTCCTTGGCCTTGATTTTATGCACCTCCTTGTCGGAGGAGCACCCAGCCCCTCCGCAGGTCATTGATATATGGGTAATGATGGAGTACGGGGTTGAAGAGTCTTGGACGAAGAAATTCTCCCTGGGGCCTTTTACAATTGGAATTCGTCGTCCGCTCTGCCTTTGGAAGGATGACAAGCAACTTCTTCTGGAGAGTAGATCCGGGCGGTTGATTTCATGCCCTCTCCTCCCGGATGAACTAGAAGCAGCAGAACTCAAGGAGCATGACATTTTCGAGTCCTCAACCTTGCTTGAAGGTCGAATTTATGCCGAAAGTCTAGTTTCACTCAACCCTATATATATGGAGGAAGAAGCCATCATCGAATGA
- the LOC113706325 gene encoding pentatricopeptide repeat-containing protein At5g46580, chloroplastic-like has product MAAKLSAVVDVHHCNVSYPSDKNQPPHFTASPLRISTKRFTIFCTSSKSPPKTAPGKAESKKRKTPSLSEQLKPLSNTILSDQPNESHQLLSKPKSIWVNPTKPKPSVLSLQRQKRSSYSYNPQIRDLKHFAKKLNDCHPADDAAFQAILEEIPHPPNRDNALLVLNSLRSWQKTLLFFNWIKTLNLFPLETIFYNVTMKSLRFGRQFQHMENLANEMIENGVELDNITYSTIITCAKRCNLFDKAVQWFERMYKTGLMPDEVTYSAVLDVYAKLRKVEEVMSLYERGRASGWKPDPVAFAVLGKVFGEAGDYDGIRYVLEEMKSVGVQPNLVVYNTLLEAMGKAGKPGLARSLFEEMLDSGITPNEKTLTALIRIYGKARWAKDALELWDRMRLNGWPVDFILYNSLLSMCADLGLEEEAESLFEDMKGSESRKPDSWSYTAMLNIYGSGGNADKAMRMFEEMSDKGVELNVMGCTCLIQCLGRAKRIDDLVQVFESSVDGGGIKPDDRLCGCLLSVVSYCEGEDANKVLACLHKANQNLVAFIKSLEEEDTKFENVKQEFKGILSNTAVDARRPFCNCLIDICRNRNLRERAHELLYLGTMYGLYPGLHTRTEEEWRLNVRSLSVGAAHTALEEWMQTLTKLVQRREALPEVLSASTGAGSHKYSQGLANAFASHAEKLAAPFKLREDKAGLFVATREDVISWVHSRAASLASIA; this is encoded by the coding sequence ATGGCTGCAAAACTCTCAGCAGTTGTAGATGTTCACCACTGCAACGTATCATATCCTTCAGACAAAAATCAGCCCCCACATTTCACCGCCTCTCCATTACGAATCTCCACCAAAAGGTTCACCATTTTTTGCACTTCATCCAAATCTCCTCCAAAAACTGCTCCAGGAAAAGCAGAatccaaaaagagaaaaacccCATCTTTATCCGAGCAGCTGAAGCCTCTCTCCAACACCATTCTCTCTGACCAACCAAATGAATCCCATCAACTCTTATCCAAACCTAAGTCCATATGGGTCAATCCCACAAAGCCAAAGCCGTCTGTCCTCTCTCTCCAACGCCAGAAGCGCTCTTCTTATTCCTACAATCCTCAAATCAGAGACCTCAAACACTTCGCCAAGAAACTCAATGATTGTCACCCTGCTGATGACGCTGCTTTTCAGGCAATTCTTGAAGAAATCCCACATCCACCCAATAGAGATAATGCCCTGCTGGTGCTCAACAGTTTGAGAAGTTGGCAAAAgactcttctttttttcaattgGATTAAGACCCTGAATTTGTTTCCTCTAGAAACAATCTTTTATAATGTAACAATGAAGTCTTTGAGGTTTGGCAGGCAGTTTCAGCACATGGAGAATCTTGCTAATGAGATGATTGAAAATGGGGTTGAGCTTGATAATATTACTTATTCTACTATCATCACTTGTGCAAAAAGATGTAATCTTTTCGATAAGGCGGTCCAGTGGTTTGAGAGGATGTATAAAACTGGGCTCATGCCTGATGAGGTGACTTACTCTGCTGTTCTTGATGTTTACGCAAAGCTGAGGAAGGTTGAGGAGGTGATGAGTTTGTATGAGAGAGGGAGGGCTAGTGGTTGGAAGCCTGATCCTGTTGCTTTTGCTGTGTTGGGGAAGGTGTTCGGTGAAGCAGGGGATTATGATGGTATAAGGTATGTCTTGGAAGAAATGAAGTCAGTTGGGGTACAACCTAATTTAGTTGTGTATAATACACTACTGGAAGCAATGGGTAAGGCCGGGAAGCCTGGACTGGCTAGGAGTTTGTTTGAGGAAATGTTGGATTCAGGGATTACCCCGAATGAAAAGACGCTAACAGCATTGATTAGGATTTATGGGAAGGCAAGATGGGCTAAAGATGCTTTGGAGCTCTGGGATCGGATGAGATTGAATGGATGGCCTGTGGATTTCATATTGTATAATTCTTTGTTGAGCATGTGTGCTGATCTTGGGTTGGAAGAAGAGGCTGAGAGTCTGTTTGAGGATATGAAGGGATCTGAAAGCCGTAAACCGGACAGCTGGAGCTATACTGCGATGCTTAATATATATGGCAGTGGTGGGAATGCTGACAAGGCAATGAGGATGTTTGAGGAGATGTCCGACAAGGGTGTTGAGCTCAATGTCATGGGATGTACATGTTTGATTCAGTGCCTAGGAAGAGCGAAGAGAATTGACGATTTGGTTCAGGTGTTTGAGAGTTCAGTCGATGGTGGTGGTATCAAACCAGATGATAGGCTTTGTGGGTGTTTGCTGTCCGTCGTGTCCTACTGTGAAGGTGAAGATGCAAACAAGGTCCTTGCGTGTTTACATAAGGCTAACCAAAATTTGGTTGCCTTTATCAAGTCGTTGGAAGAAGAAGATACTAAGTTTGAGAATGTGAAGCAGGAATTCAAAGGAATACTCAGCAACACTGCTGTTGATGCAAGGAGGCCTTTCTGTAATTGCTTGATTGATATTTGTCGGAACAGAAATCTCCGAGAGAGAGCTCATGAGCTTCTTTATTTGGGGACAATGTATGGATTATACCCAGGTTTACATACTAGGACTGAGGAGGAATGGCGATTAAATGTCCGATCACTCTCCGTTGGTGCAGCACATACTGCATTGGAAGAATGGATGCAAACCTTAACAAAACTTGTCCAGCGCCGAGAGGCATTGCCAGAAGTGCTATCTGCAAGCACTGGAGCAGGAAGTCACAAGTACTCTCAAGGTTTGGCCAACGCATTTGCTTCACATGCGGAGAAGCTTGCTGCTCCTTTTAAACTAAGGGAAGATAAAGCAGGCCTCTTTGTGGCAACTCGAGAAGATGTGATATCCTGGGTGCATTCGAGGGCTGCATCACTTGCCTCGATAGCTTAG
- the LOC113706814 gene encoding protein ABCI7, chloroplastic-like: MALANFPPIVLKPPNSSQSLYLFPYLPKPTLPISGIRPKTNKIGVFKPISAALSDPYVLQLAETLEDSIPSASSSPLQKIRDSSSESLLSTPWPTRKDEPFRFTDTSFIKNSKILPIGSPSQQNFTSLIDTAETLLPNLSIVDGFAVNSLSLLSDLPNGVYVGGLSTLNSEAILKRVSEYVSSFQGDLFWSLNGVGAPDLILVYVPEDCQVEKPLHLRYFSVEGSEKVSKSLPLSNPRVLVLVEKGGEIGIVEEYVGGDGDKCYWTNSVVDVVVGEGAKVSHSYIQTQSLNAVHIKWTSVRQESASTYELIELSTGGKLSRHNVHVQQYGPETSTELSTFHLSFGAQMQDLHSRLILDHPRGFSRQLHKCIVAHSSGQAVFDGNIQVNRFAQQTDAGQLTRSLLLEPRATVNVKPNLQIIADDVKCSHGAAISDLEEDQLFYFQARGVDIETARKALIFSFAAEVTARYPDSSIRKRVENHIRKLVHPAPS, translated from the exons ATGGCTCTAGCAAACTTTCCTCCTATTGTTCTCAAACCCCCTAATTCATCACAATCTCTATACCTGTTTCCatatcttccaaaaccaacacTGCCCATATCGGGAATCAGgccaaaaacaaataaaattggaGTTTTTAAACCAATTTCAGCAGCCTTGTCAGACCCTTATGTTCTTCAATTAGCTGAAACTCTTGAGGATTCAATCCCTTCTGCTTCTTCTTCACCTCTCCAGAAGATTAGAGACTCCTCTTCAGAGTCCCTTCTCTCCACTCCTTGGCCGACTAGAAAAGATGAGCCTTTTAGGTTCACAGATACTTCTTTTATCaagaattcaaaaattttacccATTGGATCCCCATCCCAACAGAATTTCACTTCTTTGATTGATACTGCGGAGACCCTTTTGCCCAATTTGTCTATAGTGGACGGTTTTGCTGTAAATTCGTTGTCTTTATTGTCGGATTTGCCTAATGGGGTTTATGTTGGAGGGTTGTCAACCCTGAATTCTGAGGCTATATTGAAAAGGGTGTCTGAATATGTGTCCAGTTTTCAAGGGGATTTGTTTTGGTCATTGAACGGTGTTGGTGCACCTGACTTGATTTTAGTATACGTGCCTGAGGATTGTCAAGTTGAGAAACCATTGCATTTGAGGTATTTTTCTGTTGAAGGGAGTGAAAAGGTGTCGAAGAGTTTGCCACTTTCAAACCCGAGGGTGTTGGTGTTGGTGGAAAAGGGAGGGGAGATTGGTATAGTTGAGGAGTATGTGGGAGGGGATGGGGATAAGTGCTATTGGACTAATTCAGTGGTGGATGTTGTTGTTGGGGAAGGGGCTAAGGTCAGTCATTCTTACATTCAAACTCAGTCTTTGAATGCTGTTCATATCAAGTGGACGTCCGTTCGACAG GAATCAGCTAGCACTTACGAGCTTATAGAGCTAAGCACTGGAGGGAAGCTGAGTCGGCACAATGTTCATGTACAGCAATATGGTCCAGAGACAAGTACAGAATTATCCACCTTTCATTTATCTTTTGGTGCTCAAATGCAAGATTTGCATAGTAGACTGATTTTGGATCATCCACGTGGATTTTCTCGCCAACTTCACAAGTGTATAGTAGCCCATTCATCGGGTCAGGCTGTTTTTGACGGAAACATACAAGTCAACAG ATTCGCTCAGCAAACAGATGCTGGACAACTCACTAGAAGCCTGCTCCTGGAACCTAGGGCAACCGTGAATGTTAAACCTAATCTCCAGATCATTGCCGATGACGTTAAATGTTCCCATGGAGCTGCTATAAGTGACCTGGAGGAGGACCAGCTCTTCTATTTCCAGGCACGGGGTGTTGACATAGAAACTGCCAGAAAAGCTCTCATCTTCTCGTTTGCAGCTGAGGTGACAGCGCGATATCCTGATTCTTCTATCAGAAAGAGAGTTGAGAATCATATAAGAAAACTTGTACATCCTGCACCTTCTTAG